The following proteins come from a genomic window of Lycium ferocissimum isolate CSIRO_LF1 chromosome 4, AGI_CSIRO_Lferr_CH_V1, whole genome shotgun sequence:
- the LOC132053319 gene encoding F-box/kelch-repeat protein At3g23880-like, giving the protein MISVDPPGDEITNILSRLPVEDLMQFRSVCKSWCNLIIDPYFVNNHMNQHSSYKESSFLIGKDLILDVAEIKECCTLYSDETFAEHKKLEFPLWESTKSFEVLGCCNGVLFLLYPLSPRSCCKMYFWNPATKIVKNLINSPVQLPDFRVHVVFGFGWVPRLDEYKVVRILYTEKMNLTAPPKLPPVVEIYSLKTDSWTKIEVELSYFITSHMAKAFLDGSAYWVARNVINETEYDDFIVSFNMADHVFEEIKLPKSCLDDGALTGSLAVFRDSLYLFVHGPESLDWWHVWIMQEDCSRKIWFHQFKVDCSFKICWPLGFMKNGEVIFESIEGDLSLYDPRNEQFQDLRFQGNPDMIELFAYKESLVLLDLGTKSWPKEFHDDGNEELDIQT; this is encoded by the coding sequence ATGATCTCTGTTGATCCACCTGGTGATGAAATAACAAACATTTTGTCAAGACTTCCTGTTGAGGATCTCATGCAATTCAGGTCTGTTTGCAAATCTTGGTGTAACCTAATTATAGATCCTTATTTTGTGAACAATCATATGAATCAACATTCATCATATAAGGAAAGCAGCTTTTTGATCGGTAAAGATCTAATCTTAGATGTCGCGGAAATTAAGGAGTGTTGCACATTGTACTCTGATGAAACATTCGCCGAGCACAAGAAATTAGAATTTCCTCTGTGGGAATCAACTAAAAGTTTTGAAGTCCTTGGCTGTTGCAATGGCgttctctttcttctttaccCTTTAAGTCCTCGATCTTGTTGCAAAATGTATTTTTGGAACCCGGCCACAAAAATAGTCAAGAATCTTATTAATTCCCCCGTTCAGCTTCCTGATTTTCGTGTTCATGTAGTGTTTGGGTTTGGGTGGGTCCCCCGATTGGATGAATATAAGGTGGTTAGGATTTTGTATACTGAGAAAATGAATCTGACAGCCCCTCCAAAACTTCCGCCTGTTGTTGAAATTTACTCATTAAAAACAGATTCTTGGACAAAGATTGAAGTTGAACTTTCGTACTTTATTACCAGCCATATGGCAAAGGCATTTCTAGATGGATCTGCATATTGGGTTGCACGAAATGTTATTAATGAAACTGAGTATGATGACTTCATTGTATCTTTCAATATGGCTGACCAtgtttttgaagaaataaagCTGCCGAAGTCTTGCCTCGATGACGGTGCATTAACTGGGTCGTTAGCAGTCTTTCGGGATTCACTTTACCTTTTTGTTCATGGCCCAGAATCACTAGATTGGTGGCATGTATGGATAATGCAAGAAGATTGTTCCAGAAAGATTTGGTTCCATCAGTTTAAAGTTGATTGCTCATTTAAAATCTGCTGGCCCTTAGGCTTTATGAAGAATGGGGAGGTTATATTCGAATCCATTGAGGGGGATCTTTCTCTTTATGACCCTAGGAATGAGCAATTTCAAGATCTTCGCTTCCAAGGGAATCCTGATATGATAGAACTGTTTGCATACAAGGAGAGCCTGGTTTTACTTGATTTAGGAACTAAATCTTGGCCTAAGGAATTTCATGATGACGGGAATGAAGAGCTTGATATCCAAACTTAG